A genomic stretch from Dissulfurispira thermophila includes:
- a CDS encoding tetratricopeptide repeat protein, translating into MEVKKSISFIVFFVVIFFFIIFSVILVEAKIPDFAQKQEKAIVAISIYDKNGVEIASESGFIVDSNGIIATNCKIISQWLEDVEYVLIVRIEDKGSYPINKLISYNRRHDIALFEIKADGLIAVNIPSDFKLSDYIKRQIALHKKFSKKELTPKKSIETPQVETPIPLKTEPEKLLEVPFGTKKSTRKLEEKKDNPDEYFIKGLKYESVKQYANAIEAYRKTLKIKPDHIDAHANLGMIYYKLGRYSDAINAYKQALKIKPDVQALYNKLGTVYIITGKYSEAIDVFEQALGINSRNPNTHFNLGIAYYLNGDKDAAYEEYIILNKLDTSRAEELFDLLYR; encoded by the coding sequence ATGGAAGTAAAGAAAAGCATTTCATTTATAGTCTTTTTTGTTGTTATATTTTTCTTTATCATTTTTTCTGTTATTTTAGTTGAAGCTAAAATTCCTGATTTTGCACAGAAACAGGAAAAAGCTATTGTTGCTATTTCTATCTATGACAAGAATGGGGTTGAGATTGCCTCTGAAAGCGGTTTTATAGTTGACAGCAACGGTATAATAGCAACGAATTGCAAGATAATCTCTCAATGGCTTGAGGATGTAGAATATGTGCTTATTGTAAGAATTGAAGATAAGGGATCTTATCCTATCAATAAGTTAATATCTTATAATAGAAGGCATGACATAGCATTATTTGAGATAAAGGCAGACGGGCTTATTGCTGTCAATATCCCATCTGATTTTAAACTCTCTGATTATATCAAAAGACAAATTGCATTGCATAAGAAATTCTCAAAAAAAGAACTCACTCCAAAAAAATCAATAGAAACACCGCAAGTAGAAACACCTATACCACTTAAAACAGAACCAGAAAAATTATTAGAGGTTCCTTTTGGGACTAAAAAATCTACAAGAAAATTAGAAGAAAAAAAAGACAATCCTGATGAATACTTTATAAAGGGTTTAAAATATGAAAGTGTGAAACAATATGCCAATGCCATAGAGGCATACAGAAAAACTTTAAAGATTAAACCTGACCACATAGATGCACATGCTAATTTAGGCATGATATATTACAAACTCGGCAGATATTCAGATGCTATTAATGCCTATAAACAAGCACTGAAGATTAAGCCTGATGTTCAGGCACTTTATAATAAACTCGGTACTGTTTACATTATTACTGGAAAATATTCAGAAGCCATTGATGTTTTTGAGCAAGCCCTCGGCATTAATTCAAGAAATCCTAACACTCATTTCAATCTTGGCATTGCTTATTATTTAAATGGTGATAAGGATGCTGCTTATGAAGAATATATAATCCTGAATAAGCTTGATACAAGTCGTGCAGAAGAATTGTTTGATTTGCTTTACAGGTAG
- a CDS encoding cytochrome c3 family protein, protein MSRKVLIVTLALLLLYVCIAFAGIENTKHNLSYKHQVEVCIWCHTPHTEPISVQAWNKEAKSAIYLTYGSSMAGANEEMTPNTLSKVCLSCHDGIQAYNLNIDEKTWQKSNLTQLQINQATNEIGSMRNHHIVSVTYNENSRHLRPRNASLSGWRGALIVNDLIKNGRIECSSCHDPHVSDNQFFLRHNDRGKFCYGCHGWK, encoded by the coding sequence ATGAGCAGAAAGGTTTTAATCGTAACATTAGCCTTATTACTCTTATATGTCTGTATAGCATTTGCCGGTATCGAAAATACAAAGCATAATCTTTCATACAAACATCAGGTAGAGGTCTGCATTTGGTGTCATACCCCCCATACAGAGCCAATCAGTGTTCAGGCATGGAATAAGGAGGCAAAATCAGCAATATATCTCACATATGGGTCAAGCATGGCTGGAGCAAATGAAGAGATGACTCCTAATACATTGTCAAAGGTATGTCTTTCTTGCCATGACGGGATACAAGCGTATAATCTTAACATTGACGAAAAAACATGGCAAAAAAGCAATCTGACGCAGTTGCAAATAAACCAAGCCACTAATGAAATAGGGAGTATGCGTAATCATCATATAGTGTCTGTTACCTATAATGAGAACAGCAGACACCTGAGACCAAGAAATGCCTCACTATCAGGATGGAGAGGCGCACTTATAGTAAATGACCTTATAAAAAATGGAAGGATTGAATGTTCAAGCTGTCATGATCCACATGTAAGTGATAACCAATTTTTTTTGAGGCATAATGATAGGGGAAAATTCTGTTACGGATGTCATGGATGGAAGTAA
- the rnr gene encoding ribonuclease R: MITKDLLITFFKERATQPVSFREIVFKLNLTPPERRRLKRLLREMVNDGDIVRTRKGLYGPAEEMNLVTGYFEAHRDGYGFVIPEKVGERDIFIPARAAIGAMDNDRVIARIENRRRREGAIIRILQRAHTRLVGTFEVVRTGFYVRPKNKSVPFDLYIAPNEKGKAKDGDIVIAEIVIYPSDKRPPSGKIIKILEKPQSPVDEVEGIIDEFNLPRRFPHNVIEEAKSLYVKGLKNSEHKRKDIRNLLTITIDGERAKDFDDAISIKKIDSGYRLWVHIADVGFFVGWDSLIDREARKRGTSVYFPDRVIPMLPKELSEDLCSLKPEVDRLAFTVEMDFDMHGERTDVRFYPSIINSNERMTYTSVKKILVDEDMQERQRYDYLLQALEIMGDLCNILKSRRLKRGSLDFDLPEPEVLLDVQGNLEDIVKAERNFAHMIIEEFMIAANEAVASYLEALNVPSIYRIHEEPDPMKLEDITKIISSLKILKKTKAVVPKDFSSLIKQIHGTPEEDIINHMILRSLKQAKYSPVNVGHFGLASESYTHFTSPIRRYPDLVVHRILREVLTKKHLSDKRIKELESILPDIAFHSSRMERQADEVERAVLSAMRVWFMKDKVGEEFDGRVISVTPYGLKIRLKDYYVEGFLHVSYMTDDFYQYDEKSLSLYGIHKKKRFTIGKELKVRIDRVDMEEREIVLGI; the protein is encoded by the coding sequence ATGATTACAAAGGATTTGCTGATAACCTTTTTTAAAGAAAGGGCTACTCAACCTGTCAGCTTTCGAGAGATTGTTTTTAAGTTAAATCTTACCCCTCCTGAAAGGCGCAGACTCAAAAGGCTTCTCAGAGAAATGGTCAATGACGGAGATATTGTCAGGACAAGGAAAGGTCTTTATGGGCCTGCCGAAGAAATGAATCTTGTTACAGGTTATTTTGAGGCACATAGAGATGGATATGGATTTGTGATACCTGAGAAAGTGGGTGAAAGGGATATATTTATTCCTGCAAGGGCAGCCATTGGTGCAATGGACAATGATAGGGTTATTGCGAGGATTGAGAACAGACGTCGAAGAGAAGGCGCTATAATCCGAATACTCCAGAGGGCGCATACAAGACTGGTTGGCACATTTGAGGTGGTCAGGACAGGATTTTATGTCAGACCTAAAAACAAGTCTGTGCCATTTGATCTTTATATTGCCCCTAATGAAAAAGGAAAGGCAAAAGATGGCGATATTGTGATTGCAGAAATAGTAATCTATCCATCAGACAAAAGACCGCCATCTGGCAAGATAATAAAGATATTAGAAAAACCGCAAAGCCCTGTAGATGAAGTAGAGGGCATAATAGATGAATTTAATTTGCCAAGGAGATTTCCACACAATGTTATTGAAGAGGCAAAAAGTCTTTATGTAAAAGGGCTTAAAAACAGTGAGCATAAAAGAAAAGACATAAGAAATCTCCTTACAATAACTATTGATGGAGAAAGGGCAAAGGATTTTGACGATGCTATATCAATAAAAAAAATAGACAGTGGTTACAGACTGTGGGTGCATATTGCAGATGTTGGTTTTTTTGTGGGATGGGATTCATTAATAGATAGAGAAGCAAGAAAAAGAGGCACAAGTGTTTATTTTCCTGACAGAGTTATCCCCATGCTTCCTAAAGAACTTTCTGAAGATCTTTGTAGTCTAAAGCCCGAGGTGGACAGACTTGCATTTACTGTGGAGATGGATTTTGACATGCATGGAGAGCGGACTGATGTAAGATTCTATCCCAGCATTATAAACAGCAATGAGAGGATGACATATACATCTGTAAAGAAGATTCTTGTAGATGAAGATATGCAAGAAAGACAGAGATATGATTATCTGCTTCAGGCGCTTGAGATAATGGGAGACTTGTGCAATATCCTAAAGTCTCGCAGATTAAAAAGGGGTAGTCTTGATTTTGATCTTCCTGAACCTGAAGTGCTTCTTGATGTTCAGGGAAATTTAGAGGATATTGTAAAGGCTGAAAGAAATTTTGCTCATATGATAATAGAAGAGTTTATGATTGCTGCAAACGAGGCTGTTGCAAGCTATCTCGAGGCACTTAATGTTCCGAGCATCTACAGGATACACGAAGAACCAGATCCAATGAAGCTTGAAGATATAACAAAGATTATAAGCTCTCTTAAAATTCTAAAAAAGACAAAGGCTGTAGTACCAAAAGACTTTTCGAGTTTGATTAAACAGATTCATGGGACTCCAGAGGAAGATATAATAAATCATATGATACTGAGGAGCCTGAAACAAGCTAAATATTCTCCAGTGAATGTAGGACATTTTGGACTTGCTTCTGAATCTTATACACACTTTACCTCACCAATAAGAAGATACCCTGATCTTGTGGTACATAGGATATTAAGGGAGGTCTTAACTAAAAAACATCTCAGTGACAAGAGAATCAAAGAACTCGAATCCATTTTGCCTGACATAGCATTTCATTCATCAAGGATGGAAAGACAGGCTGATGAAGTGGAAAGGGCTGTCTTGAGTGCTATGAGAGTATGGTTTATGAAAGATAAGGTGGGAGAAGAATTTGACGGAAGGGTTATATCTGTTACACCATATGGATTGAAGATAAGGCTAAAGGATTATTATGTTGAGGGTTTTCTTCATGTATCATATATGACTGATGATTTTTATCAATATGATGAAAAGAGTCTGAGCCTTTATGGTATTCATAAGAAAAAGAGATTTACAATAGGTAAGGAATTAAAGGTAAGGATAGATAGGGTTGACATGGAGGAAAGAGAGATAGTTTTGGGGATATAA
- a CDS encoding cytochrome c3 family protein gives MKIGTISDYINKKTVIIFVVQFLLVITILSYKAWKDTSVECIRCHSDKEKMTKLGYPQFYMTQEMVEKQSNHPNVKCHECHLGDGRAKEPDKAHKGMLAVLLIDDDGNVLKRKDVYPEPLLPSGNDMIRNMLPKVRYNGELLPHPDVRNVLWHDRNPETFNFDPDIAKKTCGKSGCHFEELKQFKTTIMATNFRQRTMRTWLEPYGPHNCGPSFADLLPSEVLRSAGFQFKNTEDIRKELNLPFSKEQATAKQKFCNICHAGCLDCHYEPDRKKGVHNFTNKPTSISCAGYGRGTSICHPGAMQSRRGETYIGGDYSIPTGMNPDVHYKKNIHCVDCHTTGEKGMGDMQRKASCQDCHIEIEEAHAKSIHKNMDCATCHISELRGYQITVWGPGLIASKENPFKKYSLYYGIQGPPILLKDQKGKWMPVKIWPHSVGNIKPDVRPSERIMFRWPNGETRDAYYLVGTFNAHANNKHLLWLEIQQASHPYGKARKCESCHKKPIQNSQQIAVSTWEFMDNQGAEPFKGGHRIIADKHGLRIMDMRNTTPIKLLEGYRLEDFASWIFFKDKWQMSGDFSIKAKKEKYNRYLLIANKLDNELKILDNYVKDKDKDKRIQKQFKELKGVVLHNQDGALERIEKFKKEL, from the coding sequence ATGAAAATAGGAACTATCAGTGATTATATCAATAAAAAAACAGTCATTATTTTTGTTGTTCAATTTCTATTGGTCATAACCATTTTGAGTTATAAGGCATGGAAGGATACCAGTGTGGAGTGCATAAGATGCCACTCGGATAAGGAAAAGATGACCAAACTGGGTTATCCACAATTTTATATGACACAAGAGATGGTTGAAAAGCAATCCAATCATCCAAATGTAAAGTGCCATGAATGTCATCTGGGTGATGGAAGGGCAAAGGAACCTGATAAGGCTCATAAAGGAATGCTTGCTGTTTTATTGATAGATGACGACGGCAATGTATTGAAGAGAAAGGATGTTTATCCCGAACCACTTTTACCATCAGGGAATGACATGATACGAAATATGCTGCCAAAGGTCAGATATAATGGGGAGTTATTGCCACACCCTGATGTGAGGAATGTGCTATGGCATGATAGAAATCCAGAGACATTCAACTTTGACCCCGATATTGCAAAAAAGACATGCGGCAAATCAGGCTGCCATTTTGAGGAACTCAAGCAGTTTAAGACAACTATTATGGCAACAAATTTCAGACAGAGGACAATGAGGACATGGCTTGAACCTTACGGTCCTCATAATTGCGGTCCTTCATTTGCTGATTTATTGCCATCTGAAGTTTTAAGGAGTGCTGGATTTCAATTTAAAAATACAGAAGATATAAGAAAAGAACTCAATTTGCCTTTCTCAAAGGAACAAGCAACTGCTAAACAGAAATTCTGCAATATCTGTCATGCTGGCTGTCTTGATTGCCACTATGAGCCTGACAGAAAAAAGGGTGTTCACAATTTTACAAACAAACCTACTTCTATAAGCTGTGCTGGATATGGAAGGGGGACAAGCATATGTCATCCGGGTGCCATGCAGAGCAGACGAGGAGAGACCTATATTGGAGGCGATTACTCTATACCAACAGGAATGAATCCTGATGTTCATTATAAGAAAAATATACATTGTGTTGACTGCCATACCACAGGCGAAAAGGGTATGGGTGATATGCAGAGAAAGGCAAGCTGTCAGGATTGTCATATAGAGATAGAAGAGGCTCATGCAAAGAGTATTCATAAAAATATGGATTGCGCTACATGCCATATAAGTGAGTTGAGAGGGTATCAGATTACTGTATGGGGACCCGGATTGATTGCGAGTAAGGAGAATCCGTTTAAGAAATATTCACTTTATTACGGCATTCAGGGACCTCCAATACTCCTGAAAGATCAAAAGGGCAAATGGATGCCTGTAAAAATATGGCCGCATAGTGTTGGAAATATTAAGCCTGATGTCAGACCATCTGAAAGGATTATGTTTAGATGGCCTAATGGTGAGACAAGGGATGCATATTATCTTGTCGGCACTTTTAATGCACATGCTAACAATAAACATTTGTTATGGCTCGAAATTCAACAAGCATCCCATCCATATGGCAAGGCGAGGAAGTGTGAGAGTTGCCATAAAAAGCCAATACAAAACAGTCAGCAAATAGCTGTCTCCACATGGGAATTTATGGATAATCAGGGGGCAGAGCCTTTTAAAGGAGGGCATAGAATTATAGCGGATAAACATGGATTGAGAATTATGGATATGAGAAATACAACTCCTATTAAATTGCTTGAGGGCTATAGATTAGAAGACTTTGCATCATGGATATTTTTTAAGGACAAATGGCAGATGTCAGGCGATTTTTCTATAAAAGCAAAGAAAGAGAAATATAACAGGTATCTACTGATTGCAAATAAACTTGATAATGAACTTAAAATACTCGATAATTATGTTAAGGATAAGGATAAGGATAAGAGAATACAGAAGCAGTTTAAAGAACTCAAAGGAGTTGTCCTTCACAATCAAGATGGTGCACTGGAAAGGATAGAGAAGTTTAAAAAAGAGCTATGA
- a CDS encoding helix-turn-helix domain-containing protein codes for MAKSLKEQRERLGKDIKDIAMITRVKASYLKAIEDEDFSKLPAEVYTRGYINIYAKFLGYPPDAAIAPYDAYLQEVKAAKEKNPVDIQSCEKSPANISNSNNNMLVKDIGKVPISESEPMDYSHVEITDRKKHLDFKKFTKTIVMAGSAIGAALLIYLLIPGGKNTSHVSQKMLPGAQYDIHEASPPSNPPPPTATPNTSIALPDKTIDKDMPVQKKRHNLDITATDKTWIQIVIDGSDKKEMLLNAGEKVNYGADQSINLLIGNAAGVKLKFDGKEFEGLGEKGQVIKLSLPSTIPPSQPSNSSNL; via the coding sequence ATGGCAAAATCACTTAAAGAACAGAGAGAAAGACTGGGCAAGGATATTAAAGATATTGCCATGATAACACGCGTAAAGGCAAGTTATCTCAAGGCAATTGAAGATGAGGATTTCTCAAAACTGCCTGCAGAGGTATATACGAGAGGGTATATCAATATATATGCAAAGTTTCTTGGATACCCTCCTGATGCAGCAATTGCCCCTTATGATGCATACCTCCAAGAAGTAAAAGCTGCAAAAGAAAAGAATCCTGTAGATATTCAATCGTGTGAAAAGTCCCCTGCCAATATATCTAATTCTAATAATAATATGTTGGTAAAGGACATTGGTAAGGTGCCTATTTCTGAATCAGAGCCAATGGATTATTCTCATGTAGAAATAACAGATAGGAAAAAGCATTTAGATTTCAAGAAGTTTACAAAGACAATAGTAATGGCTGGCTCTGCAATTGGAGCAGCTCTCTTGATATATCTATTAATTCCCGGTGGTAAAAATACCTCCCATGTAAGTCAGAAGATGCTGCCCGGGGCACAATATGATATCCATGAAGCATCTCCACCTTCAAACCCTCCTCCTCCAACAGCAACACCAAATACTTCTATAGCTTTGCCTGATAAAACAATTGATAAAGATATGCCTGTTCAGAAGAAAAGGCATAATCTTGATATTACTGCTACAGATAAGACATGGATACAAATAGTCATAGATGGTAGTGATAAAAAGGAGATGCTTTTGAATGCTGGAGAGAAAGTGAATTATGGGGCTGATCAATCTATAAATCTTCTAATAGGAAATGCTGCTGGAGTAAAGCTGAAATTTGATGGTAAGGAGTTTGAAGGACTCGGGGAAAAGGGACAAGTAATAAAACTGAGCCTCCCTTCTACAATCCCTCCATCTCAACCATCTAATTCTTCTAATCTTTAA
- a CDS encoding cupin domain-containing protein, translating to MKKVILSNMGKQTEYADSCDWKAPKIEHKREKAKAQKSTIYKHKGNFKWSGVKTEKYKHNSRGWSAIVRNVLIGDHGETCKFHLRYFEIQPNGYSSLERHNHEHVVVCIRGKGKVLMGEKFYTIKYLDTIYIAPNTVHQLSNPYDEPFGFFCIVNAKRDKPKEVRSKNKKK from the coding sequence ATGAAAAAGGTCATTTTGTCAAATATGGGCAAGCAGACTGAATATGCAGATTCATGTGACTGGAAAGCCCCAAAGATAGAGCATAAGAGAGAAAAGGCAAAAGCACAGAAATCAACAATATACAAACACAAGGGCAATTTTAAATGGAGCGGTGTTAAAACAGAGAAATATAAGCACAATAGTAGAGGATGGTCAGCCATTGTAAGAAATGTGCTAATCGGAGATCACGGAGAGACATGCAAATTTCACCTCAGATATTTTGAGATACAGCCCAATGGATACAGCAGCCTCGAAAGACATAACCATGAACATGTAGTTGTGTGCATAAGAGGCAAGGGCAAGGTCTTAATGGGGGAAAAATTTTATACTATCAAATATCTTGACACTATTTATATAGCACCAAATACTGTTCATCAACTATCAAATCCATATGATGAGCCTTTCGGATTTTTCTGCATTGTAAATGCAAAAAGAGACAAACCAAAAGAAGTGAGAAGTAAGAATAAGAAAAAGTAA
- the secA gene encoding preprotein translocase subunit SecA translates to MVGILQKIFGTKNERELKRLFEFVDEINNLEPSTASLSNEQLQAKTDEFRKRIESGETLDNLLREAFAVVREASRRLLNMRHFDVQLIGGIVLHEGKIAEMKTGEGKTLVATLPVYLNALDGRGVHVVTVNDYLAKRDAQWMGVIYNFLGLSVGVIQHDNSFLFDPTYTSQDKRFNHLRPCTRREAYLADITYGTNNEFGFDYLRDNMKYDPSDFAQRELNYAIVDEVDSILIDEARTPLIISGPSEESTDKYYKVNKIIPNLKTEVDFKIDEKLKNVVLTESGSSKVERLLGVGNLYDPSNIELVHHVLQALRAHHLFKKDVDYVVKDGEVIIVDEFTGRLMPGRRWSDGLHQAIEAKEGVKIESENQTLATITFQNLFRMYNKLAGMTGTADTEAEEFAKIYNLDVVVIPTNRPMIRKDYPDVIYKSEKAKFNAVINDIEECNRRGQPVLVGTTSIEKSEVLSHLLKKRGIRHSVLNAKYHEKEAEIVAQAGRFGAVTIATNMAGRGTDIILGGNPDGLARELLKDKKDYTEEDFKMAFERAKEICEKEKDQVIEAGGLHIIGTERHEARRIDNQLRGRSGRQGDPGSSRFYLSLEDDLMRIFGSDRINGLMNLLKMDENIPIENKMVTKAIENAQKRVEAHNFDIRKHLLEYDDVMNKQRKEIYSFRREVLESDSLKEKIFEMIENEVDELLAMYCPDAGEWDLKGLKDAVYGLFSVDLQIEESSLEDIGNLIISKAKEIYEKKEHEAGYEFMRYIEKMILLQVIDAQWKDHLLAIDHIKEGIGLRGYAQRDPLVEYKKEAFELFADMSRRINTEVLMRLFKVQIRHEDESEIKIKSQQRLVYNRGDGGASQQPVHRDRKVGRNEPCPCGSGKKYKKCCGAS, encoded by the coding sequence ATGGTAGGTATTTTGCAAAAGATATTTGGTACAAAAAATGAACGGGAACTGAAGAGACTGTTTGAGTTTGTTGATGAGATAAACAATCTTGAACCATCAACTGCATCTTTAAGCAATGAGCAACTGCAGGCAAAAACAGATGAATTCAGAAAGAGAATCGAATCAGGCGAGACCCTTGATAACCTTTTAAGAGAGGCATTTGCTGTTGTAAGAGAGGCATCGAGACGCCTTTTGAATATGAGGCACTTTGATGTGCAGCTCATTGGTGGAATAGTGCTGCATGAGGGAAAGATTGCAGAGATGAAGACAGGCGAGGGTAAGACCCTTGTTGCAACACTCCCTGTATATCTCAATGCCCTTGATGGAAGAGGAGTTCATGTAGTTACTGTAAATGACTATCTTGCCAAAAGAGATGCCCAGTGGATGGGGGTTATCTATAACTTTTTAGGACTTTCTGTGGGTGTTATACAGCACGACAACTCATTTCTCTTTGACCCTACATATACATCGCAAGATAAGCGGTTTAATCATCTCAGACCATGCACGAGGAGAGAGGCATATCTTGCTGATATAACCTATGGCACAAATAATGAGTTTGGCTTTGATTATTTAAGGGATAATATGAAATATGACCCATCTGATTTTGCCCAGAGAGAATTGAACTACGCAATTGTTGATGAGGTTGACAGCATTCTTATAGACGAAGCAAGGACACCGCTTATAATATCAGGCCCATCTGAAGAATCAACGGATAAGTATTACAAAGTGAATAAGATAATACCAAACCTCAAGACAGAGGTGGATTTCAAGATAGATGAAAAACTTAAAAATGTCGTTCTTACAGAGTCAGGAAGCTCAAAAGTAGAAAGACTTTTAGGGGTCGGCAATCTATATGACCCTTCTAATATAGAACTTGTTCATCATGTGCTTCAGGCTCTGAGGGCGCACCATTTATTTAAGAAAGATGTTGACTATGTTGTTAAAGATGGAGAGGTTATTATAGTAGATGAGTTTACAGGAAGGCTTATGCCCGGAAGGAGATGGAGCGATGGACTTCATCAGGCAATCGAGGCAAAAGAGGGAGTAAAGATAGAGAGTGAAAACCAGACACTTGCAACCATAACCTTTCAGAATCTCTTCAGGATGTACAACAAACTTGCGGGCATGACAGGCACTGCCGATACAGAGGCAGAGGAATTTGCAAAGATATACAATCTCGATGTTGTTGTCATACCTACAAACAGACCAATGATAAGAAAAGATTATCCAGATGTTATATACAAAAGCGAAAAAGCAAAGTTCAATGCAGTTATAAATGATATAGAAGAATGTAACAGAAGAGGGCAGCCTGTTTTAGTTGGAACTACATCTATAGAAAAATCAGAGGTATTAAGTCATCTGCTGAAAAAAAGAGGGATAAGGCACTCTGTCCTTAATGCCAAGTATCACGAAAAAGAGGCAGAGATTGTGGCTCAGGCGGGAAGATTTGGAGCAGTTACCATTGCAACTAATATGGCGGGTAGGGGCACGGATATTATTCTTGGCGGTAATCCTGATGGACTTGCAAGGGAGTTATTAAAGGACAAGAAAGACTATACAGAAGAAGATTTCAAAATGGCATTTGAAAGGGCAAAGGAGATATGTGAAAAAGAAAAGGATCAGGTTATCGAGGCGGGAGGGCTTCATATAATTGGCACAGAGCGTCATGAAGCAAGGAGGATAGACAACCAGCTTCGCGGAAGGTCAGGCAGACAAGGAGACCCAGGGTCTTCGAGATTTTATCTCTCATTAGAAGACGACCTTATGAGGATATTTGGCTCTGATAGGATAAATGGCCTGATGAATCTGCTCAAGATGGATGAGAATATTCCAATTGAAAATAAAATGGTTACAAAGGCTATAGAAAATGCACAGAAGAGGGTAGAGGCACACAACTTTGATATAAGAAAGCATCTCCTCGAATACGATGATGTGATGAACAAACAGAGGAAAGAAATATATTCATTCAGACGGGAGGTGCTGGAGAGCGACTCACTTAAAGAAAAGATATTTGAGATGATAGAAAATGAGGTGGATGAACTCCTTGCTATGTACTGCCCTGATGCTGGTGAATGGGATTTGAAAGGACTTAAAGATGCAGTCTATGGCTTGTTTTCTGTGGATTTACAGATTGAAGAATCAAGCCTTGAAGATATTGGTAATCTTATTATCTCAAAGGCAAAGGAGATATACGAGAAAAAAGAGCATGAGGCGGGCTATGAATTTATGCGTTATATAGAAAAGATGATTCTTCTTCAGGTTATAGATGCCCAGTGGAAAGACCACCTTTTAGCCATAGACCATATAAAAGAAGGCATAGGATTGAGGGGATATGCCCAGAGAGATCCCCTTGTTGAATATAAAAAAGAGGCATTTGAACTCTTTGCTGACATGTCCCGAAGGATAAATACAGAAGTCTTGATGAGACTTTTCAAGGTTCAGATAAGACATGAAGATGAGTCAGAAATAAAAATAAAATCTCAACAAAGACTTGTTTATAATCGAGGAGATGGCGGTGCATCTCAGCAGCCTGTACACAGAGACAGAAAGGTTGGGAGAAATGAACCATGTCCGTGTGGAAGTGGAAAGAAATATAAGAAATGCTGCGGAGCAAGCTAA
- a CDS encoding type IV pilus twitching motility protein PilT, which yields MAKIDAFFKLMLEQGASDLHMVSGQQPVLRIRGDMERVQYNVLDNDELRGMLYEITPEDKIKIFEETGDVDFGYEIPGMARFRANLFLQKYGIGAVFRLIPSEIMTIEQLGLPPICKKFAMLSKGLVLVTGPTGSGKSTTLAAIIDYANKNRKDHIITVEDPIEFVHKSQGCIVNHREIGTHTKSFAAALRGALREDPDIILVGEMRDLETIQLALEAAATGHLVFGTLHTTNAPKTVDRIIDVFPSHQQAQIRTTLSESLKGVIAQNLFKRVDKKGRCAALEILVCTYAVGALIRESKTHQIPSAMQTGKKYGMQTLDDAIMELLLKKWISPEDAYDKAIDKQKFVQFLKEPPPEF from the coding sequence ATGGCAAAGATAGACGCTTTTTTCAAACTAATGCTCGAACAGGGCGCCTCTGACTTACACATGGTCTCAGGACAGCAGCCCGTCTTACGCATCAGGGGAGATATGGAGAGGGTTCAATATAATGTCCTTGATAATGACGAGTTAAGGGGCATGCTTTATGAAATCACACCTGAAGACAAGATTAAAATCTTCGAAGAGACAGGGGATGTTGATTTCGGCTATGAAATCCCGGGCATGGCAAGATTCCGCGCCAACTTGTTCCTCCAAAAATATGGTATAGGTGCTGTATTCAGGCTTATTCCAAGTGAAATCATGACTATAGAGCAGCTTGGGCTTCCACCAATATGTAAAAAGTTTGCTATGCTCAGTAAAGGTTTGGTGCTCGTTACAGGACCTACAGGAAGCGGTAAATCAACTACACTGGCTGCAATTATAGATTATGCAAATAAAAATCGTAAAGACCATATCATTACTGTAGAAGACCCGATAGAATTTGTCCATAAAAGTCAGGGTTGCATAGTTAATCACAGAGAAATAGGCACACACACAAAATCATTTGCTGCTGCATTGAGAGGTGCATTGAGGGAAGACCCTGATATCATACTTGTAGGAGAAATGAGAGACCTCGAAACAATACAACTTGCACTAGAGGCAGCAGCTACAGGACATCTCGTATTCGGCACGCTCCACACTACCAATGCACCAAAAACAGTGGATAGGATAATAGATGTCTTTCCATCTCATCAACAAGCACAGATAAGAACAACCTTATCAGAAAGTCTCAAGGGTGTAATTGCCCAGAATCTATTTAAGAGAGTGGACAAAAAAGGAAGATGTGCAGCATTAGAAATTCTTGTATGCACATATGCAGTAGGTGCACTAATAAGAGAGTCAAAGACACACCAGATACCTTCAGCCATGCAGACAGGCAAGAAGTATGGAATGCAAACACTGGATGATGCAATAATGGAACTTCTATTGAAGAAGTGGATAAGTCCTGAAGATGCATATGATAAAGCTATAGATAAACAAAAATTTGTTCAGTTTCTAAAAGAGCCTCCACCAGAGTTTTAG